In the genome of Raphanus sativus cultivar WK10039 chromosome 4, ASM80110v3, whole genome shotgun sequence, one region contains:
- the LOC108849618 gene encoding protein ECERIFERUM 16 — translation MDTKAMAKSKRAHTQHHSKKPHKPKAPEKLQGNQTKTPVQSRLSSNWDRYDDELNPGSETAPGDLLNQPADDAIVPKSKGADYLHLISEAQAESHSKIDINSDSLDDLLHDEFSRVVGSMISARGEGIVSWMEDDNFVVGEEEDGSASHHEPGFLSLDLNALEKMLEKVDVHERLYIDAELCTIQSKLSGGKEPCRSHTSQDVEAVTTRLSELVAQQESSGNIDSAVESPAESLDQVKHIPILTEKSSAIEADLDLLLNSFSGESNPVASAFSQKPPSAFETELDSLLNSHAGAEEPFNRPENPSNQKLNTTDFGDVLDDLLESTSLPIKPQGIQTSSSSAVGKSKVLDEFDSWLDTI, via the exons ATGGACACAAAAGCTATGGCGAAATCGAAGAGAGCTCACACTCAACACCACAGCAAGAAACCACATAAGCCCAAAGCTCCTGAGAAGCTGCAaggaaaccaaaccaaaactccGGTTCAATCTCGGCTCTCGTCGAATTGGGATCGGTACGATGACGAACTCAATCCCGGTTCGGAAACTGCGCCTGGTGATTTGTTGAATCAACCTGCGGATGATGCAATCGTGCCGAAAAGCAAAGGAGCAGATTATCTGCATCTGATATCTGAAGCTCAAGCTGAGTCTCACTCAAAGATTGACATCAACTCAGATTCTCTAGATGATCTTTTGCACG ATGAGTTTAGTCGCGTGGTTGGATCGATGATCTCGGCCAGAGGGGAAGGTATAGTTTCATGGATGGAAGATGATAACTTTGTTGttggggaagaagaagacggaTCAGCTTCACATCATGAG CCTGGATTCCTCTCTTTGGATTTAAATGCACTGGAGAAAATGCTAGAGAAAGTGGATGTCCATGAGAGACTTTACATTGACGCTGAGCTG TGTACAATCCAATCAAAATTGAGCGGAGGTAAAGAACCTTGTCGTTCACACACATCCCAAGACGTGGAAGCTGTGACAACAAGGCTTAGTGAGCTAGTTGCTCAACAAGAATCAAGTGGAAACATCGACTCTGCTGTTGAATCACCGGCTGAGTCTCTGGATCAAGTCAAGCACATTCCAATACTCACAGAGAAGTCTTCAGCAATTGAAGCTGATCTTGATTTGCTTCTCAACTCCTTTAGTGGAGAGTCTAACCCAGTGGCCAGTGCCTTCAGTCAGAAGCCTCCTTCAGCTTTTGAAACTGAGCTGGACTCTCTTCTCAACTCTCATGCTGGTGCAGAAGAACCATTCAACAGACCAGAGAACCCATCTAATCAAAAGCTTAATACGACGGATTTTGGTGACGTGCTTGATGATTTGCTCGAGAGTACTTCATTACCAATCAAACCACAGGGGATCCAGACCTCTTCGTCTTCGGCAGTTGGAAAATCCAAAGTTTTAGATGAGTTTGATTCTTGGTTGGATacgatttga